From Leptospira yasudae:
GGTTTTTTCTATTATTTGAAATTCGCTTTTTCCTCCAAGGAATCCAAAAAGGAAACGAAGGCGAAAACCACACAGCTCGTATCCAATCGTCACTTCCTATATGAAGATTTCGTTTCCTACGGATTGATTCAATTTTATAAGAGCCCGACTCCGGTGACTTCCACCTTGGCCGGATTTTTAACGAAAGATTTCGACGGTTTCCCGGATCAATCGTCTAACGGTGATTTGATGAAATTCGTGGGTAAACGCGCGGCTTCGCACGCGGCCGACATCAACGAATCCATCATCGATACGTTCGGCTACGATTATACAATGAAACCTGAATACGATCTGGAAAAGGAACTCGGAACGAAGATGAAGGAAATCTTTCCGACTTTGGATCGCGAAAAAGCGGATCATCTTTTGGAGGAAACGGGCCGCGACTTTTCCCTGACCGGTTCGGCAACGCGGGAAATTCTCCGTTCTCTCTTAAAGGATTAGAACGTTTTCCGATTTTCAAAAACGAAACGCCGCGTACGATTGTTAGGCTATGCGGCGCGATTTTACCTTTCACAAAAATTTCCGAGACGACCCGGTTCTTCGAGAGGCGTTCTTTCGATTTACTCCGCCCGCTCTCTACGGAGCCGACTTTCGTCTTTGGTATGATTTCGGTTTTTGGGAAGATTCTTATATTCCGTATTGTCTGATGGATGGGAAGAATACCGTCGCGAACGCTTCCGTCTGCGAAATGAAACTTCTTTACGATGGAAAAGAATACGACGCGGTTCAGCTCGCGACCGTGGGAACTCTTTCCGAATACCGCAATCAAGGTTTGTCGAGAATTTTGCTCGAACGGATTTTCGAGGATTACCGATCGAAAACGTCCTTCTTCTTTCTTTTCGGAAACGAAAGCGTTGTCGATTTTTATCCTAAGTGGGGTTTTGCGAATGCGGTCGAGTCGCGATTTATCCTGAAACATCCCGCTCGAAATTCTTCTCCAAAACGCAAACGGTCTTATCGCGTTTTGAACGTTCACTCCGAAGAAGATCGAACCTTATTTAGACGGATCGCAAATTCTTCGCTTCCGGTGACAAAACGATTCGGTGCGCGGAATTACGGTTTCATTCTTTCCTTTTATTGGTTGTATGCGTTTCCCGAAAACTTTTTCTATTTTCCCGATCAAGACGCGATTCTCGTGTTTCAACGGGAAGGCAACGTTCTTTGGTTGCACGAAGTTCTCTGCCAATCTCCATTCTCCCTTTCCGA
This genomic window contains:
- a CDS encoding GNAT family N-acetyltransferase gives rise to the protein MRRDFTFHKNFRDDPVLREAFFRFTPPALYGADFRLWYDFGFWEDSYIPYCLMDGKNTVANASVCEMKLLYDGKEYDAVQLATVGTLSEYRNQGLSRILLERIFEDYRSKTSFFFLFGNESVVDFYPKWGFANAVESRFILKHPARNSSPKRKRSYRVLNVHSEEDRTLFRRIANSSLPVTKRFGARNYGFILSFYWLYAFPENFFYFPDQDAILVFQREGNVLWLHEVLCQSPFSLSDFFAEGEGRDAEEVRFGFCPDGLDVQDLAIEAVSYESDSPLFVKGFGDLGKLPFHFPILART